The nucleotide sequence ACTATTAAAGATAACCTGTGTATTTTTTAAGGTTAACACTGCTGAGGGGCCATTGTTGCAGATTCCCCCACCAAGCTGGCCTCGGTTATCTGCAACCACCGAGTCTTTCAGGGTTAAAGTGCCCTGGTTATTGATCCCTCCACCAGAATGGGCATTACCACGGACAATATTGAATCCAGTAATTTCTACTGTTACGCCGGGGCTGATCTGGATACAGCTACCCTTATTGTTTCCATCGATATTGGTGGTTGAGCTTCCAGCACCAACCAGGGTGACATTCTTGGTTATTTTTAGGTTTTCGGTGTAAGTACCGCTGGCCACGTTCACTACACTGTTATCTGGTGCCGAGTCCAGGGTGTTTTGAATGGTTTGTTTAGCATAGACCCATTCAGTTCCATTATTTAGATCACTTCCAGTGCCTCCATTCACGTATAAAGTGGATCCATCCGCGGCAGAAACCGCACTTAGAGAAAAAAATAAAACCAAACCCAAAAACAG is from Methanobacterium sp. and encodes:
- a CDS encoding pectinesterase family protein, which encodes MFKSHSQATGICITTLFLGLVLFFSLSAVSAADGSTLYVNGGTGSDLNNGTEWVYAKQTIQNTLDSAPDNSVVNVASGTYTENLKITKNVTLVGAGSSTTNIDGNNKGSCIQISPGVTVEITGFNIVRGNAHSGGGINNQGTLTLKDSVVADNRGQLGGGICNNGPSAVLTLKNTQVIFNSAYHGSGIANHRGTMFLEDSRIEENEKALFQGTQIFTTGTVYANNTVIGGKIYYSDGTTRESGNYAAFSDVFGYINNQFGGGESSDTEDPNQAVAEAASTEKIASTTNSKEKFVGMQETGTPLNYLTLAFLMIICVFSLKSVKQNLKIS